Below is a window of Oreochromis aureus strain Israel breed Guangdong linkage group 4, ZZ_aureus, whole genome shotgun sequence DNA.
taatcctcctttatccttggtcttttgtagtgtttttaagcttatacgtgggggcttatttttccgaaggaatttggacatatatgaatctaaagatctgaaccaatcttgcggtggtttagttgggatcattgagaataaataatttatttttggtaatatcatcatttttatagcggcaacccttagcggcaaaataaatttctcttAACAAAAAGTTGAGGAAAAAGTCACAACTCCACTGACCTTTAAAATCTGCAACAACTTGTTATTGTTTCCTGCGCATGTGGAAGCAAACCGTGATAACCTTTTTCATTAGATGGTTCAAAGGTATCATTTAACATTGTGACATAGTCAGAAGTTAGTTCATTTGTAGATACGTTTTTGGTCACCTGGTGATATTTCCTTTCTTTCTGGCCTGTTTTTTACCCAACTCTGTAGCTGCTCAGTGCTCTGTTATGTTTACCATCTAGTCTCAGATGACTGTTTCTGCATGCTGAGCAGTATTGcagcctcaaggcgctttatgttataaggtaaagatcctaaaATAACAAAGCGGAAGTTCaaataagtaataaataaaCCAAACGCTGCTTACAACCAGCGCAGTTGTAATTACTGGGCCACCTTCTCCCCTCCGCTCTCTGtcactgtcagacacaatgtGTTCATCAATATCTGTTGTACCCAGATCTATTAAAATGATTCTCTGCTGTGTCACAAAGAGGAAATTATAAGACCAGATGTCAAAAGTCATTGCCTAGAAGTGGTCTCAGTAATCTAATGAGTCACCTTGTGCGTTCATTTAGAAGCTGACTCAATACTACTGACAGACCTCGAATGAATACAGGAAATTAAAGGCTGCAGTACACAAAAGAATATGTATCCAGGTAGCTAGTCGATGgatgctgtttatttatttcaagtCTAATATTTCATCATCATGTCACACAAACTCTTTAAATGgatcaaaaaataaaaccaggtCTAGTCTATTTCATCTTTGAAACCTAAACTATACTACGCACATAAATTAACCTCTCTTACATTTTCATCATCCAGACTGCTGCTCTTCCCCCTGGTGGTACTGTTATGTTATTATGACTGTACCATAACCACATCTGCCttctatttatttctgctttccaAAAAAAGACTCCATTGTCTCCTGTAACAAAGTAACTgagcaattacatttttaattagctGTTGACTCAGTGGTATCCATTTTTGGCACATTTACCTgtatctttctttctctccctttgGGCCCCCCTGAGAAATAATTGACTGCAAAACCAAAATACAGTTATTAACTATTGATTCACATGTCAGTCAAACTGAAGTCTGCATGGAAAGCAAACAGAATGAATTAGAGACTCAGTTTTCTTGCAAATTATTCACAATAATGGGACCTTGCTTTGACAGTTTTGTCACAGTGAAAACTGCACTTTGGGTTCCAAACATTTTATGCTCACCGGTTTGCTTTCCATATTTTAGTCAGCACACaattttttgtgatttgttttttaaggtTGTGTGGATGGTCTATTTCACCTCATTTCTTTCACTTTTCTCTAACAAACCATCCTAACGCATAACACATGCATCTATAGTGCTGTAAATAAAGATCGATATGATGAAATAATTTTGATAAAAGTCATATTTTCACCAGAGAATTTCAATTTAAggcttaaaaatgtttatttgacTCTATATATTTAGCTGATTTTAGTCTCCTTTTAAATGATTTGCTCTTTTCTTGGCCCCTAAGTTTAACCCTTTTCCTCTGTCAACACTCAGCCCTCATATCTCCCCCACTCCTCCTCTGATATTACATCTCTCTTTCCTCTAAACTCCTTTAGTCTCTGCCATGGGTTTAAATAGCAGGACCAGCTGGCCACATCAATATATGCAGGACCTCTTTATCACAGGTGCTGGgattacagacacacacatacatgtgctGTTATTTAGAGCTTTAAAAACGGGACTTGATACAGAGTAACACTTGTCTGGAGAGAACAGATAGGACTGTGTTCATTAACCAGACACCATagatttgtatttgtttctATCTTGCAGAAAGGAGAGTTGTAGTACTTCTGCTGTCCAGCGGGTGGAGACGTGCCATCTTGAAAAGGGGTCCGCAGCATACTCCTGTCTAAATAGTACAGTCATTTGAACAGCTGTATCAGATTACTGTGAGCTCACTGTAACACCTCtgaaacaccaaaacaaaacaagagaacCGTCAGCTGTGTCCTGAGGGCTAGAGAATGGGTTAAACATTATCCACgcttattctttttctttaatcatCTCCCTTCTCTTCTCCTGCCATTGAAGTCTATGGTTGATCTGAAAACTGTATGctaaaatattttgaaatgtggTTGAGGATAACCCTCTGATACTTTCCACCAAGTTTTATGCCCATGGCTCAAGAACTCCAGCACCACCAATGGGTTAAAGTTGGAGGTGCACTTCAAATTATacaacagtttattttaaatgaatttcaCAGGAAGTGTtagagaaacacagagaaaaactctgCAAGCATTATCTCATAGTGTTCACCAATAAAAAAACGAATGTTCATTCTTAacccaaacagcagcagcaatcgaccttgattttatttatttttattatttttgcttaGTATTACTAGTTGGAGAAATGGCATAATACACATTTAGTGTTAAGGTAAATTAATATTCTGTTCCTCAGTTCTACCACAACAAGATGTACATCTACCAGCCCTCAGAAGTTGCAGCAAAGGTGAAACCATGAATCCATCCAACAGCTCTTAATAGTAAAATGCATTTATGCAAAAATACAACAGTAGTAATTCCAACCCTGACCACAAGACACATCATTTCCATTACAAGAgcagctttgtttgtttgttttcaaagaCTGGCCTTGAATGCCAAATCCTGCCGTACCTCCtcatctttttcttcctctttgatTTTCATGCTTCACAGTCACACCTGAAAGTCTGGAGAGTAAGAAGAGGCTCTTACTCTCCAGAGTGGCTCTCAGGCAGAGGACAGCTGTGACCTGTCACTTATCTCCCTGAAGCTGAACAGTCCTTTATGTGCACACAGAAGCAGTTTAGGgttcattgtcttgctgaagaGCACTTCAGCCAAGAAGAAGCCATGCACAGAGCCTCAAGGTGAAAACAATTCAACCTGACCTTTGATAATATTTGAAAATACTGGTCATATCACCTAACATATTATTTGAAATCACAGATTTCAAGTAATAGACTATACAGCTTAAACACCACAGTATGATATGTCAGCAATAAttgataaaagaataaaaaagaaagctgagGTGACCCATGTGCaatttatgtttaatatttatttctaaaatatttctctgttggaaaaaaatataagCATTAAAGTCTGTCACAAGGTGGCGACAAAGACATATCAAAGAAAAGGCTGTGGGGGAGGAACAATTCTTTCGGTTGCACAGAGAAAGGGGGACACACAAAAATGACGGACCGTTATGGCGACGAAACGTTATACAAAACAAGTGAAAGGTAAAATAACACGCGAGGTTTCCATTAAAGAGAGTTTCTCATCAAAGAGGTTTTACATTAAATTGTAAAAATTAATTGGTcgtttaaaagaaataaacaggggAAGTCGGCAGTAGGCTGAGCTTTTCTTAGTTGACCATCGTTAGCTGCTGGGAAGACGGTGGCTAAGTGACACCGCGGTTAATGATGTGGGGAGAGATCGACCCTCCTGTTAAAACACAGCCAAGCTTGTGTGAGACTGAAGACGAGAggaaaatagaagaaataaTACTGCCACGGAGACAGAGATGTGACTCCAGCAGCTCTGAAGACACCCAGCGGGTGGTGCAGGACATCCAGGTGAACCAATCAgtgacaacagcgtttgtttgttttttcgttTATATTTTCAACCACAGTGTCAGGTGCTGTCTGCCATTATGACGCCTCGCTGATTTACTCTTTCTGCTCATCATACAGAATATAAACCTGAGCGAGTCCAGCTGTGTGAATGCCATGATGGAGGCCATAGCTGTGAGCGGCGTTCTGGTGAAGAGCCAGCAGATCGGAGAGGCTGAACTGACCGTGCAGGAGCGCAGAGAGGAGCTGCTGCATCAGTACCGCAGCAGGCCGCTGGTGTTCCTGGAGAGGTACCATGTATGTGCCCACAGATCAacgtacatgtgtgtgtgctagTGAAGGGCAACATCGCCCAATATAGATGCTTAGAGGCAACGACATTCATAAGTAAATGAAGGCAAACTTCTTTCCCAGTGACGTGCTTCCACTGATGGCACTCTTTATCACTTAATGTGTTACTCTGTTGGAACAAGGTGCCAGCATTGTAGTACAATAGTAGTGACAGAGCATGAATCAAATTTAAACACAAAAGTAGCCTAGTTAGTGCTTTCCTTggaatttttaattaaaaagtataaaatgaCGGCTTATTGCTTCAGTTCAACAACAACTTAACCTTGCAACCTTGTAAACATTGTAACTTAAGCTTGTAACCATCTGCTTTAAGTGTCAGTAATTCCCACATCCCTTTTAGTCTTCCTGTCATATGGAGTGCAACCAGCTAGTGCTCAAGTGACACAGTGGAGTCGTTTGTTGACATTTGGGTCGCACATCATCAGCTGTTAGCATCTCCTCCTTCTTAGCCTGGCTGTACTTAGCTTTGTTTTTACCTTAAGGAGTGAAAGAAGTGTGTCTTGTTTTCACTTTCAGTGAGAACAATTTCCTTGTATATTTTGGAGAGTACAGCATTGGCTGATGGTTGTTGAgctatatattttttaagtacTAAATCTTCCTCTGAGCCCAACTGTAGAGGTGGGCCCATCGATCTAAATATCATTTTGATACCAGTGCTGGCATTGGTATTGGGTTGGTACTAGAGTGTTACGACTGATACTTCTGTCCTCTGAGTTTAGTTTGCAGAGCACTGAATTGTGTTGAATAAACTGTTATTATTGTTTAGAAATGAAAAGATGTACCTCAAACATGCACTGTGACTGTGTGTTGACTGTTATGTCTACCAATAACACATTAAATAACAGAAGCTGACCCAAAAGTTCTTTACAGACAGGAACATTTACATTACAGATCTCCAAAAAAGccagtttcaaaatacattGTTAACTAAATATTGTACTGTTGGTAAAGAAGTGAAGAATTCcattattatattttgtttttaatcttacAATTTCTAGGCTTGCCTGAAGCCTCAGCATCTGTCAGCATTTGCACATGTCAGCTCAGACCCACGAGCACAGCACTACAGCAAGGTGATACAGAGACGGGCTGCAGGACGCACCGACAGGACCAGAGTCAGGAATCAGCGCTATGCTGCCCTCAGGGCTCTGCAGAAGGGTAGGGCAGCAGCAGTTAATGATGCAATACAGCCTTTTAAATTATGCCACCATGCAGCAATTGGGCAAAAAGCTTTAGTCTTTGATAATGTCAACTGAGGTACTTGCAGCCAACTGAGGTACTTTTCTCTCTAACTCGCCATCggcctggttttgttttgtgtttctttttgtgcCATGCCTCCTCTTCTAGACGGCCAGTACTTCAGTGAAGAACAGATGCGAATGAGGGAGCCGCTGCTGTACGAACAGTATATTGGCCAGTACCTGACAGATGAAGAGGTGAGTCCTGTTTATCTTATGCTTTTATATGTGATTACAATTTTTGTATATTTCAGAGTATTTATCTAATTACCTTCATGAATGCTGCAGGTGCTACAACGCTCCCAGGAGGCCATGCTGGATAGTGCACAGGGGGGACCTGGGGAGCCGGGGCAAGGTACAGGAGGACTTGCCAATCTGCTCCTCAACTCCTACCAGGAACGACTCATCCAAAATCGTctgcaggaggagcaggagaaggAAGACGGCGCactggaggaagaagaggaggacgaCGACTACGGTCAGTCAGAGTTCGGGTTGAAGAAAAAACTTCACACTGAAGttaagcaaaaaagaaaatttaggcttttttcttttcttcttcttttccctccatcttttcttattctgctctgtgtttcatACTGTAGATGACAGAGACCAGCAGAAGGAATGGGAGCCGACCCCGGAGGAGAAGGCTCTTCTCAGAGAGGAGTTCATCAGTCAGATGCACCAGCGTTTTCTAGATGGCAAAGACAAGGATTTCAACTATAGGTCAGTCACGCAGCACACAGGAGCAGTTCAAAGGCTTCTTCTTTGCGTTGTAGCCAACCTAAAGCTGCCTTTGACAGATCAAGTTCCTCAGACTATTAGTTTATGTTTGTAGGTGTTTGTAATATAAGATTTTCAAATTAGTAAGCAGGCTTTTTGAGAATGTtgctgaaaaaaataactaGTTTTGTTATTAAAGCTTTGAGATGATCATTCCTCATAGATTAATCAGTTCACAGAATAACAGAACTCAGTAATCTACCAAAGTTATTTTTGCTACAGCTCAGCGCAGTTTAAAGGCAGTTCATGAGGTACAGACTAcctgtattttattcatttgtgtcCTGGATCACGATTTTTCATCTGTCCAGACACATATATACAGATTTTTCTTTCCACAGTACTTTCCACATGTAAAATCATTTTATCAATACCAAATGCATTACATGGATATGTGCAGGCACTAAAAACAACTTGGTTGGTGTTAGGAATTAAAAGCTGCAGGGTTAAGTTTAGAAAACGATCACGGTTTGGCCTAAAATTCAACGCTCACTCGTTCTTTTGAATCTGTAGTTTTGTGGTTGTGGTTTGCCACTTTGTCTGGGCATGTTGTGTGACACATGCTCAAAGTGTGCTCCATACTGAAAATACAGTACTAACAACTGAACTTTTTTTCAcaactgttttctgtttcatattGAGACTGTGCTGTACAAGCTGTTGTGAAATTACACATGTTAACACAAGTTAGTAAAGAGACTCCAGAGGAGGGAAAAAGTTACAAACTCTGAAGTTAagtggaaaatgagaaaaatcctACACTGTGGGCTTTGAAAGTGACTTAaggtgtttatgtgtttgtgttacagGGAGGTGGATGAGAATCCAGACTATGACAACTTGGACATTGTCAACAGAGATGCAGAGGATAAATATTTtgatgacgatgatgacgaagaagaagaagaggaggaagaaaatatGACAGAATAGTACCTGTGTTATTAATAACTGAATgaactgtaaatataaatgtacaAAAAGAGTTTCCATTTTAGTTTGAcacatgaacacaaacaaaagatgtaataaacatgtttttgggTCTTTTGAAAATTTGTCTAAATATGACTTTCTTGTTCAAAACTCAACAGAAACAAACGAGGCATTTTGCTGTGTTACTAATTATGATACATTTCAGCATTAAATTTGTCTCAAAACACACGGGACGTGATCTGTGCGTATCAGGTGATTTGTCCACATGTGTTTTAGGCtttgtgagtgagtgagagcgATGGTACATGTAGCTTTTAGACATTTGCGCACGTAGTCGTGAAGCTGGAACCGAATAAACCAGCGTAAATAATCAGTATTTATTTAGGTTTAGATGTACGCGTGTCAGATTGCTTTGTATTTAAGTGTGGATTGAAACATGAGTGAGTCTTCAAAAGTTACAAATCATCGTACACATTTATAaatctggactgaaaatgagtgaaaaagcaaccAATGTTGGCTGACTTtaagaaagcctggagaacttttGCTCAAGGCCACTTCAAAAAATTCAAGGAATGTATTTTTTCTTCTAATTACAATGCTGTTCCTTACAATGATTATTACAGGTTGGGCAAAgtccaaagaaaacacagtttgtAACATCTGCACATTTTACAGATAAAAAGCATCAATGTTGTTTATTCAGAATTTCAAGAAGAAAATATCAGATGTATGTGGAattattaaaacaaagtaaaacacgGTAATCAGCAGTGTGAAAGGAAAACTGAGTATAGCAAAGAAAAAGTACAGTTTTATgattttgttgcttttctcaAAAGTAACAGTTAACCAAAGAAACCTCCAAATAACGCCTGTCATTTGTGGACATACCGCAGCAATTTTTCAACGTCAGCTTTACAGAAGAATTAATCTTCATTTTTTAAGTTCTTTTATTATCAAAGTGTAAAACTCTTCTTGTAATTTTAAAACCTTTAGTTGCAATTTTAGTTTTTCCTCTTCAGTTGATCAAGGTCCGTTGTATTCAAACCACAGCTGGCTGAGGGCCCAGGCGACAAAGCCTCTGACACGCAGAAATTAATGCCGACAGAGGTTTGAGTTGCTTGAGATGAGCTgtggaaaaaattaaacttttaaGAGGAATATTAGGAATATTGGGCTTATTTCAAGTAGAgctgtttttgcaaaaataaatgcggttaaaaaaaacttttaagactgtgaataaattaaaaatctttGCCTAAATGATATGACGGCTACATCTTACCTCCTCTCTGGCCTCATGGATTGTAATTCAGGTAGATTGTGGCCAGAGCAGTGGACATATTTATGTTCACACTCATCTGACACAGCCAGAGGTTTGCAGGAAAGACCTGTACATTTAGAAAacattggggggaaaaaagaccatgaaaagattaaaaataataataaaaaataaaataaatacttgaacttggatttttttctcttaaaggaaaaaaatccaagaAATCATGCTAGTGATTTCGGTTTTTGAACAACTCACTCATTTCCTCTTCTGGTTTTTCCTCCACATTCTGCTGTTTGATTGGTGTGTTTCTTTCCAAATCTCTGATTTTTACAGTGACTTCAGATTTTGGCATGTTAGGAGGATCTTCTCCTTTTGGTTCTTTCTCATTCTCACAGTTTGCTGACTGTCCATCTCCTCTGTCTGCTGAGCCTTCTttacaaaagacaaaatgttaccaaaagtgaaattaatacacacacaaataaagtaTTTACTATTTTCCATTAGGAGAATTGTGGGAAATATCACCTTTAATAACACACTGGTCAGTGTGGTTAGAGGCAACAGTGGGTACAGCTTCAGATTCCATCCCTCCCATTTCCATttcatcttcctcttcttcattcCCAGTATCTTCTGAGTTTACAACTTTGCTTTCATGTCCAGACCCGACCTTCTCTTCAGctctctgctcttttttttactGCCAGCTCCCTCTGCTTAGAAACTGGTCCTTATCTTCAACAATATCTCCCTCAGTTTCTTCTGCAGGCTGTAATTCTGCTTCTTGATAGGGATAACAATGCATTAGATTTATGTATATACACTTTATAATTATTTGTAATTACTATTAGTAGAATCAAATAATTTCTCAAAATAGTTTTCAAGTTAGCAGCACTCAAactgtgtggtcttctgctatTGTAGTTCATCTGTTTCAGGGTTtggtgttcagagatgctcttgtGTACCCTGGTTGCAGTTAGtcattatttgagttactgttactGTGTTTCTATCAGCACAAAGCAATCTGGTCATTTTCTTTGACCCCATTTTAcaccagagaactgctgctcacttgatattttctttttaggaCCATTCCTGTAAACTCTACAGATGATTGTTTGGGAAAATCCAAGtatatcagcagtttctgaaatattcagaccgGTGTAACTGGCACCCACAGccatgccatgttcaaagtca
It encodes the following:
- the ccdc97 gene encoding coiled-coil domain-containing protein 97, whose translation is MMWGEIDPPVKTQPSLCETEDERKIEEIILPRRQRCDSSSSEDTQRVVQDIQNINLSESSCVNAMMEAIAVSGVLVKSQQIGEAELTVQERREELLHQYRSRPLVFLERYHACLKPQHLSAFAHVSSDPRAQHYSKVIQRRAAGRTDRTRVRNQRYAALRALQKDGQYFSEEQMRMREPLLYEQYIGQYLTDEEVLQRSQEAMLDSAQGGPGEPGQGTGGLANLLLNSYQERLIQNRLQEEQEKEDGALEEEEEDDDYDDRDQQKEWEPTPEEKALLREEFISQMHQRFLDGKDKDFNYREVDENPDYDNLDIVNRDAEDKYFDDDDDEEEEEEEENMTE